The genome window ATCAACATCCATGTTGATTTCTTTTACAGTCCAAAGGGGCTCTAAAGTAATGACAACCCTCCGCAGTTGCTCATCCAATCGGTATGCAGCAGCCTTTAATGGATGCTTCTCCTGCTGCAAATAAGAGAGCTGAAGCAAATTTTGCCCCAAGCGAGACAACCTCTCGCTCTCCTCCTCGATAATCGTCAAATAACGCAGACGGCTCTCGTCGCTCATTTGCTTCTGCTTTAAAGCCTTCGAAAACCCGGAAATGGAGGTTAAAGGTGATTGAATCTCATGAGAGACACTGGATACAAAATCTTGCCGCATTTGATCCAGCTTCGCAAGCTCTTTTGCCATATCATGAAAGCTCACACTTAATTGACCAATCTCGTCCCTACGATTCGTAGGAAGGGTCGTAAAATCAAAGGTCCCTTTTGCCATCTTCTTCGTCGCTTCCGTTAACCGCGTGATCGGATTCACTACATAGCGGGCGGCAATCAGAATTAGAAAGCTGCCAATAAACAGAACTAGAATATATAGAGCGTGAATCCAAGGCATATTTTCTTGCTCTTCCTCCACCGTATTCTTATCCAGTGTGAGAAATAATGCGTAGGGATCACCTTTCACCGTAAATGGAACTCCTACCATTGGAAGACCATGTGTTTCCGTATCGAGAGTGCGCGCAATGCTGCCGCCAAGCACCTGCTTAATATGACTCTGCTGCACATGCATGGGCTCTTTATCTTCTAGCAGCGGCGCCCCCTCCTTGTTGTACAGTTGGATGCTGTACAGAGAAAGACCAGAGAAACTCTGCACGAACGATCCCAACTCGGCAGAAGGGTTCGATTGATAAGCTTCGATGATGGTATTGGCGTCTTTCACTAACGTCTCTTCTATAAAATGATGAGTCCGCCCTTCAAACATCCAGGTACTGAAAATAAAAGCCGCGAACAAGCTCAACATCACAATGCAGATAAAGACCAATACGACGCGGGTATACAGCGATTTAATCCGAATACACCTCCAGACGATAACCATCTCCCCGGATAGAGACGATGCGAAAATCAGAGTCAAAGTCATCTGTTCCGGGTGCAAGTGGTAATACTTCTCGTTCATTCACTGGATTTCCCGCCTAGTCATTATGGAAATCATGAATTCTTTTTCAGAAACCGATTACTCCTGTGAAATCCTATTTACCGGCATAGCGACACTGTATAACACCTTTGTGAACTCAAAATGAACAGCTCGGAGGCGACGGGCCTATTGGGCAACGACCATCATCGTCAGACGTTTGTGCACGGTTCATTGTTCGATGAGCCGTTCATCTTGCGTTCATATTGAATTCATCATTCTGAATTTTTGTGGCTTAGGAAAGCTACTTTCGAAAATGTGAAGGAGGAAATGGTGATGAAGTTTTGCTGTGCGAAGGGAAAAAATAATCAAGAAGCGTCGAAGTTGGGCAATTCAAAAAAAATATTACCCTTTTTACCTGTAATCATTACTTTTTTGGCTACCCAACATTGGCTTCATGGCCTTGTTTTTATCATGCTCGGTGGAACGGCTGGCGAGTTAATGAGTATGGGGCCGGAAGCGATGCAAACATTCCAGCGAGTGATGATCGTGTTAACCCTTATAACTGTCCTCTGGTCGGTTTATCAGCTAATGCAGAATGGATTTAGACAAAAAGCATCGATGGTGATGACCTCTATTTCATCCACCATTGGGATCGGCTATGTGATTGTCACTTTAATGAAATCCGGCTGGTAATCCTACACGAGAACCCCGATTCGTATCGCATAAAAAGCCGGCGTTACAGATGAACGCCGGCTGACCGGTAACGAGCGTATGGGGTGTTACTACTGATGGATCAGTTTCATGTCAGCGAAACCGTTTTGCGTTTGCGCCGTTCAAAAGTCGCTATTTCCTGATACCCTGCGTATCTCAAGTTGTTCCGTGCCTCGTCCAAATAGCTGCCCAAGTGGTCGGGAAAGTGGGAGTCGGAGGAAGTCGTAATCGGTACACCATGCTCACACAGGATTTGCAAAAAGCTGAGGCTGGGGCACATTTCCTTTACGGGATAGCGATAGAACAGCCCGGTGTTGATCTCTGTCGCGGTATCGTGCTTGCGCAGCAGCCCCGCGATCTTCTGGTAGAGAGGGATCAGCTCTTCTTCAGGAGGTCGGTGACCGAACACCTTGAGATTGTCCAGATGCGCGACGATGTCGAAAAGCCCGCTCTCGATGGCTCTCTCCACTACAGAAAATGTCTCCCGATAGAGTGCCAGCAAGTCTCTTTGTTCAAAGAGCTCTTGCGTTTCCGGATTGTCAAATCCCCAGCCTCCGGCAAAATGGACGGAACCGATGACGTGGTCCCACGGATAGTGCCTGATCATCGGAGCAAGCACGGTTTCTCCACCTACAAAATAATCAGCCTCAAGCCCCAGCCGCAAAGAAATCCCATCCGCTTCCCAGACAGGCTGCTGCGATTGAATGAAAGCAACGAATTCCTCCATGGAAGTCGTGCACACTTGGTCGAGCCAGATACGCTGTAGCCGCCCAAGCTCATCATCCCCCAGATGCATGTGCTCCTCGAAATACGGTTTGAACTCCCGGAATCGGTAGAGATGGTCGACGATCCCCACTTCCTGGAGCCCCAGCTCCCTGGCCCGCAAGCGATAGAGATTCAACCACTCCGGTGAGTAAGCTCCCTGACGGATTCGCATGGCCATGAATTCGGACAGCTCTTCCATCCACTCCCGCGTGTGCCTCTGTTGATCGAGTCTGTGGACAGAAAGCAGCGCCTCTGCCGTGCGTGTCCACCAGCCCAATGAATACGGCCCTTCCTCCAAATGAACGTGATAATCGACTTTCATCATCGTCCCTCCCCAGTATCCACCGTCATCCATGTTACCCCTTTGATCCCCAGCTCATTTTCCCAGGACGCGGGGCTATCGTGGTCCGAGATAACGACATCGACAGAATCCAGAGACGTTATCTTGCAAAACGCTTGCACGCCGATTTTGCTTTGATCGGCTAGAACAAAGACGGACTTGGACACTCGCGCCATCACAATAGACATCATCGACTCATTGATATCGTAATCGCTGATGCCCGTAGACAGCGAGATCCCGCCAACAGAGATGAACGCTTTATCCACATGAAATGTCTCCAGCATTTTTTCGCACAGGGGGCCGCTGATGGACTGCTGCTCCGTGTTGATTTCCCCGCCCAGCAGAATCACTTTTCCCGTAAATAATTGCTGGTTCAAGGAGTCAGCCAAAAGAGAAGCAACCGGTAGCGAATTCGTCAGGACCGTCAGCCGCCTCCTTCCCTGGATGGCTCGGGCAAATTCCAGCATGGTCGTTCCCGTATCGATCACGACGGTGTCCCCATCG of Brevibacillus choshinensis contains these proteins:
- a CDS encoding sensor histidine kinase yields the protein MNEKYYHLHPEQMTLTLIFASSLSGEMVIVWRCIRIKSLYTRVVLVFICIVMLSLFAAFIFSTWMFEGRTHHFIEETLVKDANTIIEAYQSNPSAELGSFVQSFSGLSLYSIQLYNKEGAPLLEDKEPMHVQQSHIKQVLGGSIARTLDTETHGLPMVGVPFTVKGDPYALFLTLDKNTVEEEQENMPWIHALYILVLFIGSFLILIAARYVVNPITRLTEATKKMAKGTFDFTTLPTNRRDEIGQLSVSFHDMAKELAKLDQMRQDFVSSVSHEIQSPLTSISGFSKALKQKQMSDESRLRYLTIIEEESERLSRLGQNLLQLSYLQQEKHPLKAAAYRLDEQLRRVVITLEPLWTVKEINMDVDLEAITVHADKDQLDQVWINLLSNAIKFTAPHGTIRIQSIGKAHQNIVSITDSGIGIPEEELVHIFKPFHKVDKARSSSVKGNGLGLSIVKQIVEMHNGEIQVSSSLGSGTTFTVTLPREN
- a CDS encoding histidinol phosphate phosphatase domain-containing protein, whose translation is MKVDYHVHLEEGPYSLGWWTRTAEALLSVHRLDQQRHTREWMEELSEFMAMRIRQGAYSPEWLNLYRLRARELGLQEVGIVDHLYRFREFKPYFEEHMHLGDDELGRLQRIWLDQVCTTSMEEFVAFIQSQQPVWEADGISLRLGLEADYFVGGETVLAPMIRHYPWDHVIGSVHFAGGWGFDNPETQELFEQRDLLALYRETFSVVERAIESGLFDIVAHLDNLKVFGHRPPEEELIPLYQKIAGLLRKHDTATEINTGLFYRYPVKEMCPSLSFLQILCEHGVPITTSSDSHFPDHLGSYLDEARNNLRYAGYQEIATFERRKRKTVSLT
- a CDS encoding DeoR/GlpR family DNA-binding transcription regulator, whose protein sequence is MSILAEERKKAIIEELNLYGKVNVLSLAERLEVSSETIRRDLDALEQLGKLKRVYGGAVKQNYTEGEPPYHQRQDINLSAKRAIGQRAAELLSDGDTVVIDTGTTMLEFARAIQGRRRLTVLTNSLPVASLLADSLNQQLFTGKVILLGGEINTEQQSISGPLCEKMLETFHVDKAFISVGGISLSTGISDYDINESMMSIVMARVSKSVFVLADQSKIGVQAFCKITSLDSVDVVISDHDSPASWENELGIKGVTWMTVDTGEGR